The region AAGGCTCTCTGGGCTAGACCATCCCTAGACCAAGAGTCGTTCCATTGTTAGGGGGTTTGGGGTTTTCTTGCTGTAACCTTCCTGTGATTGTGAGCTAATTGTGTGAAATGGTGTGTTCTTTGCTGAGTGAAAGTGGTCAAGCAGTGCTCCATGTGTTTTTAAGACCATTCTGTGTGTGGGAGTAATGGTGCTAGATACAGCCTGAGAGGGAGGCCCACCGCAGTCTGTCtttaacacacccacacacacatttgctCTTCTTACATTCCTCTAAGGTCACTGGTTAAATTGAGGTTTTAGGCTGTATTCTGGAGGACTGCCTCTCAGTGATCTACTGCCAGAGAGTTCTTCAAAGGGGGAGTGGGGGAACAATAGCAGGACAGAACATAGTGGaagaaaatgtgtatttttttccTTTGTTTTCTCTGTGAGGGGTTTTGAAGGAGAAGAACTAGGGCATTGGAATTTAGGTCAAAGTAGAGAGGAATTTCACACCACACAAATGGTCACAAATAGTTTTATGGTCAGTCAGGCTACTATTtgcattttctttctctctttcctctatctccttccttcatcctctctccatctccctttgtGTGTTCTCCAGGACTGGAGCTGTGTGACCCTCCCCATCGTCTCATGGTTGAAATGGTCAGTGGTTTCTTTGCCGTTGTGGCAGAGCTCTTGTTGCCAGGGCTGGCGGTGCTCTGTCGTGATTGGCCAGTTCTTCAAGCAGTGGCAACCTTGCCACTGCTCCTGTTGCTCTCCTATTGGTGGTGAGTCTGTCATAAGCACTTTTTGTGTAAACCCGGTATAGTGCAAGGGGGGGCAAAGTATGGCCCACCGGGTACTTCAATTCAGCCCGCgagacaattattattattattttttcaattgttgttttttgtgttttttttctcataaATTTTGTGATATTGTCATGAGAATTTACCAATTCAATTAAGTTACCCTTAGTCTGTTATATcaggatttgtaagatactgatagaaaaggaaacagacagaggcccagtctaccaaagttaaatgtttattcacgggaacgttctgaagtcaagaatacaaatcaattcattttatactgacttctcacgcccacacatacacacacacatacacacatacacacaaacatacgcacacacatacacacaaacatacgcacacacatacacacaaacatacgcacaaacatatgcacacacatacacacaaacatacgcacacacaaacatacgcacacacatacacacaaacatacgcacaaacatacgcacacacatacacacaaacatacgcacacacatacacacaaacatacgcacaaacatacgcacacacatacacacaaacatacgcacaaacatacgcacacacatacgcacaaacatacgcacaaacatacgcacacacatacacacaaacatacgcacaaacatacgcacacacatacacacaaacatacgcacacacaaacatacgcacacacatacacacaaacatacgcacacacaaacatacgcacacacatacgcacaaacatacgcacacacatacgcacacacatacgcacacacatacacacaaacatacgcacacacaaacatacgcacacacatacgcacacacatacacacaaacatacgcatacgcacacacaaacatacgcacacacatacgcacacacatacgcacccacatacacacaaacatacgcacacacatacacacaaacatacgcacacacatacgcacaaacatacgcacaaacatacgcacaaacatatgcacacaaacatacgcacaaacatacgcacaaacatacgcacacacatacacacaaacatacgcacacacatacacacaaacatacgcacacacatacgcacaaacatacgcacaaacatacatacacacaaacatacgcacaaacatacgcacaaacatacgcacacacatacacacaaacatacgcacacacatacacacaaacatacgcacacacatacacacaaacatacgcacacacatacacacaaacatacgcacacacaaacatacgcacacaaacatacgcacacacaaacatacgcacacacatacacacatgtcctgctacgcacacactgtctgtctcactacccagccgacagagatagtgacttTGTCCTTGAGACGTACTCCCCGTCCTCTCacaaatctctagtcaggtcggcaccaagctcagacagtctgtgtttagaATACCATAAAGGTATATTGTTTcaccctaattctgactaggactacacatttattgattatgatttCATACATTATAATCAATACAATACAATGATATGTTTCAGggcggaatattctaatcattcaattaacagacaattctcacctatcagatatccaattggtagttagtcttgtcccatcgctgcaactcccgtacggactcggaagaggcgaaagtcgagagcgtgtcctccgaaacacaacccagccaaacagcactgcttcttgacacaatgccacTTAACGCgtaaaccagccgcaccaatgtgtcggaggaaacaccgtggaCACCTGGttaccgtgtcagcgtgcattcgcccggcctgccacaggagttacTCGAGCGGAAATCTTGAATCTTGGCCTAccagaccctcccctaacccggacggcgctgggccaattgtgcgccgcctcatgggtctcccagtcacggcaagctgtgacacagcctgggatcgaacctgggtctgtaatgacgcctcaagcactgtgatgcagtccCTTAGACAGCTGCGCAACTATGGAGGCCCCCGCAaattgacttgaacaaacaattggtccccccaaaaaatgtggcCGATGTGGCCCTCGAACCAAAAAGTTTGCCCACCCCTGGTATAGTGTATATTGTTTATGTCATGGGACAGCACGTCTAAAGGCATggatagagaaagagggatgtGTGTTATATTATTATGCATTTTTGTGGAAGGACAGGAagtagagagagtgtcatggaTGGAGAAAGAGACGTGTGTTTTTATTTTCCTGTTTTCTCGTATCCCCCTCAGTTGTCCATCAGTGTTTCCAGAGTCACCCCGCTGGCTTCTGGCCACAGGTCAGATCCACCAGGCTAAGAGGTGTCTCCAGATCTTCTCCACCAGAAACAGAGTCTATCTCAGGGAGGACATCTACCCTGCTGAGAACCTGCTCTCAGGTATCATCATCCCCCACCCTATCCTGACCCTTTTAGCTGGTCTGTGTCAATGAATAATGTCTGCTGCCTTTGGTAGTGTAATCGGTTGCGGCGAAATCCTGCACGGAGCCTTTACCGTGTGTTGCCACTTTTAAGAGCGCATCAGCAAGTCAGGAAGGAGGAAATGAAAATGACTCTTCCGCTCTGTGAGAGCTGTCGGTTGACGCGGTAgttttgactgtgtgtgtctctttgcaGAAGTCTTGTTTATTTTCAGCGTGCTTAGTTCGTAAAGTGTTTAAATCGATCGCCGGTGTTACCGCTCAATGTCGTGTTTTGAATCTGTTGGGACAGCTCTTGTCATTGATCGCATGGATTAGTATCAACATTGTTGCGAAGCGTTGACAAATAAACCAACAAACCAGACTGGCAGATGAGTGCAACTGAAAGCCTGGAGTTTATAGCTAAGACATAGCCCTCTCTCGCTCTAGTGCTTCACACTGGAGCTgattcttttttttgttttgcgCTGTACGCCATAGTATGTTCAGTACTGCTGGCCTAATATTGCTTTCAGGACATATTTGTGACAGTGGTGTTCAACAGAGTGTGCAGTTGAGATGTTTTATTATATGGGATTATTGATTGAACTAGATTTATATTGGTTCCTATGGTTTTCTGTCCTTAGAGACTTAggtacttttttttgttttgtctaTACCCACACAATTTCATACACCCATTCACTCTTCATTCTGGGAACTAACACAGAGTATTGCAAATCATTTGTTGATGACTGGGTTCTCTATAGTCGGTTACCTATGAGTCGCTCTaatccttattattattattggttgGGTTACCCCTGTGGTGtgccagtggagagagaggataCCTGGCAAACAGGCTTTACTCTAGGCAGCCacttctgcctgtgtgtgtgtgtgtgtgtggtagctgTACTCTCTCTATCCTATTCTCTTCCTTTCAGCAGGTTTAATACCTGCCTGGCACCCAAACCAAAAATCTTTATCTTAACCTTGTAGCTGCATTGTTAGAGAGGTAAACTAATGCTTTGGGCGATACATCCAAACGCCCAGGTTTCCCCATATGTTAGGTTATTGGTTTTCACTTATACACAATCAGCACAGCAACACCTAACAgacaacccatccagtccactCATAGCATTCCCTCATATCCAATATTAGTGAACTTTGTTTGAGGTACACGTAGCATTGGACATTTCTGAGATGGTTCAGAAGTGTGCCTGGTTACCTGTGCCAGCTAGACAACTGAGCTCTTTCACAGGCACAGCCTTTCACAGGCAGCCAGTCACTTAATGAGTGAGAGCATCCAACACCTGTGGTAGTCACGATAAGAGCTCTTTGTTTGTTGGACATTTCAATGCGACCGTAGTGTACTAAATCACGAACTGGAATTACCTTAGTCCAAATCAAGACCCATGACATTTTATATTTTGGTAATttatcagatgctcttatccagagtgacttacaggagcaatcagggttaagtgccttgctcaaggacacaccGGCAGATTTTCCAACTAGTCGGcacagggattcgaaccagagacctttcggttactggcccaacgctcttaacttcTAGTCCGACTGAATGGTTCCATTTATTGTGATTTAATCGTAGGCACTGGTTCTGAGGAGAGAGATTCCCTATGGAATGTGGGTTATATGTTTGTACCGAGTGAACAGCGTTTGGGTCAAGTGCCCTTTGGCTTTGGTATTGGCAGTGTGAATGCAGgctcatatctctcctctccctccctccctccctctccttttcttctCGGTAGAGATCGATGCGGAGTACCCAGATGATACCCAGCCTTGCTACCACTCAGTCCTGGAGTTGCATTCCACCCGAGTGATCTGGAGGAACTGCCTCATCCTTAGCTTTACTATGTGAGTTAGGAGCTAACACAGCTTGTATGACATTCTATATGACTCCCCCCACTGAACAATACAGCCACGAGGAATGGTAATGTTACCATTTACCGCAGCTGCTTTTAACAGTACAGTTTGGACAGAGTAACTTTCATGTTTTGGGCCAAGGACCTCACCTTTCCGaactctcctccttctccaggTTCATAGGCACAGGCATCCAGTACTGTTTCATCAGGAACCTTCACAGCTACTCCCACAACTTCTACTTTAGTTACTTCCTGCGTGTGCTGACTGGAGCTCTGGGATGTATCTTCCTCTGCCTGTCCGTCAACCTCTTTGGTCGCCGTGGTATCCTGCTTCTGTCTGCCATTATCACCGGCCTGTCctcgctgctgctgctggcccTCACACAGTGTAGGTTTAACCTGCTTTATTTCTATGATGATGATACTACGTTGCTTTACTATTTCTATACACACATTTTCTTTAAGTGCACCAATACAGGGTCTCATACGGTCTTCTCTCCCCTGTACATGGTTCATTAGTAACTCTTCTCCTCATACAGTAGCCATAGGTTTGCCACAATGACCTCATTCATAATGATGTCACTGTTATGATTCTGATTGGCCATTAgatttttttcagtttttttcAGGTCAATTTTCTTTTAAGTTGCCTGTTTCCTAGTTTGCCTAGTTTAGTGAGTCATCAGAAAGACGTGTCCTTGTCCTTCTCTAGATCTTTGTGGAGTGCTGGTGTTGGTGCTGTCTGTGCTGGGGCTCCTCTTCTCCCAGGCCCTGGCCATGCTCAGTGCATTCTTCGCCAGTGAGGTCATGCCCACCGTAGTCCGGTGAGTATTATGTCTACTCTCAGAATGCTGGGTCAGGTGCCCTTGACAATGTTAGTGAGCTCTATATCTctcctgaccctctctctccctctgcctcagtGGTGGTTGTCTGGGGCTGGTGCTTGCCTCTGGCTGTATGGGGATGGCTGCCTCCTCTGTGATGGAGCTCCAGAACAACAGGGGTTTCTTCCTCCACCACGTCATCTTCGCCTCCTTCGCCGTCCTCTCGGTGCTGTCCATCATGCTGCTGCCGGAGAGCAAGCGCAAGCCGCTACCCGACTCCCTGAAGGATGGAGAGGGCCAGCGACGgccccctctcttcctgtcccgtGAAGACACCCTGCCCCTGCTCTATACCCGGTGTGGAGCCTCCGAGTACAACCCTGATAACTACTCCCGCCTGGTCACCGCCACCAGGAAGATGCTCATCGAAGACAATTTACCCTATAAGATCGTTGTGCCCTCCCAGTCCCCACTGATGCCTTCCAACAGCGCTGTGCACTGAATACTGGAGGAAGAGGCACTAAGAGAGGACTTATCTTAGCAGCCTCTAACTACCAtcacccatcctcctctcccacagAGAGACCTCACCTCAAACCCACTGGATATCTCTCCCTGGTATCATCCTGGGCTAGCTGCCTGGTTCCCTTTCACCAGACTGAGACGGTGTGATCCAGACTCGTATCGCTCTGAACGACGGGTCTTCTTGGATATTTTGAAGGGGAGGAGAGTTGGAGATGTGTGTATCTACTGTGtctgtcttttttgttgttgtgccaaGTGTTTAAAACAATACAACAAaaactatctgtgtgtgtgtgtgcttgcacagCCTCTGCTGAAAGACTGTGCTAGTCCTTTGTTTTTGTACTGATGGAGATCTGCTGTTTCTAAGACTGTGTTAACGCCCTCTCTTCTCCAGGCTGTGCAGCATGGGAGCTATGGCTTTATTAACCACTAAGGCTCACTTGAGAAGCGTTGCTTGTCCACTTAACTGGTGACTCATGCTTTTCAGTGCTGCTGTCTTGTGCCTGTGACTGCAAAGAGAAAGAGCAGGGTCCTGACTGTTACTTAATCTGACTCATTGGTGAATCAACGAGGGGACCTCACAGATAGAAGTCAGTTTGGCTCAAACTGGAATGTATTGTAGCCAATTGTTTGATTTTAATATTAATATAATATGACCTAAGCAGTGAAAGGTCATTCCATCCTGTCCACTTGTTGGACGTGTTTTAAGAACATGAGATGTTGTCACATGATGATTTGCACCAGGAACAAAGTTGTTAAAATGATTGAAATATGACCTTTACTCTGAGTCATTATAACCTTTCAAATGGGACTTTACCTCATTGTGCTTAGTTGTATCACGTCCATCTCTCTGCCTTAAACGGTGAACTTTCCTGTTCAAAGAAGGCAGTTGCTAGGACATGATACTTAATGTTCTATAAGTAatttaattaaatacatttttatcaaCTATTGAACCACATTTCACTGCTCTTTTTGGTATTTGACTGTGGTTTGAGGTGTTGCCCTTCTTGGCCTGGCTGTGGAACTGTTTTACGTTATTGTTGGATAGGATGTTTACACTCTAACTCATTCGCTCTTCCTTTTTCATCCCCCTCTCTTTTGCTTGCATGGGAACATAGTCCCTTGTACAGTAAGTTTATTAGGAAAAAATGTAAATGCAGCTGCTCAACTTTTCCCCACAGCGGACAATATTCTGTCCTTCTAAAAATACTTATATTAAATTACATGTACAAAGTATTATATTATTTTCAGCTATGAATAACTTGACTGACTCTCGAAAGTTCACATTGAGTAATCTGGAAGCTGAGGCCATACAATGTTTATCTACTGTTTGCCCCTCTTCGCATGTCTCATAGAAAAACAAATAGAATAACAGTGACCTCAAGCATCAAGTAAAGAGATGCACAACTTCCTTTCAGATTATGGTAAACGAACAGACCCGGTCAGGACATTTTCAACAATGCTATTCTGCTTTTGACATCAATGGGGTCTTAACGAGGTCACTGGGTGTTGGAACTAAGGTTGCTATAGTATTTTTCTGAAGCTGATCCACTTCTATTTTTAACTTTGATTTGCTTGCTCGCCTCACTTTTCAAAAATGAAATCCGTTAAACAGTAAGTTTGAATGGCCCAAAACTGAAAATGTTTAGAGTTCTGCCCTGTGCTTCACATGTCTGATACAATGCTTACCACAAGATGGTGGTGTTCTCTTATAAATGTATTGAATGTACGAAACCATCTGTCTTTCAACTTTGTGTTATGTTTTATCAACAAAGTcagatttttgtattttgaagaATTGGAAACGTATTTCAGTGTAAATAAAATAAGATGGCTTGGAGTAAGTCCAAACACACCATTACCAAGTTCACGATGTCTGTTTGTACAGCGTTCTCAAAATGATGGAGCCAGATGG is a window of Oncorhynchus kisutch isolate 150728-3 linkage group LG3, Okis_V2, whole genome shotgun sequence DNA encoding:
- the LOC109886671 gene encoding putative solute carrier family 22 member 31 — encoded protein: MDFETKIYTKIGGYGRYNRIVSIFSCFPNFAVMLNLFCDVFYTLIPGSYHCKPDPTLLPSGFLFSNYSRQGYLNFAIPWVNGSGLSHCKLYKYPRNVSNFIDSIPKELVPCTRGWEYDQAAALRSNYVTEWNLVCVDYWKIPLQHICFMTGWIVGYVLLGTVCDWLGRRQGFLLSVSLSGLLGVAVCLSNSPVVFLLLRLSQGAMLAGVFLSSYLTRLELCDPPHRLMVEMVSGFFAVVAELLLPGLAVLCRDWPVLQAVATLPLLLLLSYWCCPSVFPESPRWLLATGQIHQAKRCLQIFSTRNRVYLREDIYPAENLLSEIDAEYPDDTQPCYHSVLELHSTRVIWRNCLILSFTMFIGTGIQYCFIRNLHSYSHNFYFSYFLRVLTGALGCIFLCLSVNLFGRRGILLLSAIITGLSSLLLLALTQYLCGVLVLVLSVLGLLFSQALAMLSAFFASEVMPTVVRGGCLGLVLASGCMGMAASSVMELQNNRGFFLHHVIFASFAVLSVLSIMLLPESKRKPLPDSLKDGEGQRRPPLFLSREDTLPLLYTRCGASEYNPDNYSRLVTATRKMLIEDNLPYKIVVPSQSPLMPSNSAVH